The Mesorhizobium loti DNA segment AGCCCGGTCAGTGCGGTTGCCGCAAAGGAGATGCGGGCGATGCCTGCGGCGACCGCCGGATCGACGATGGCGACGCCGGCAATCAGCACCAGCCCGAGGATCCAGACCAGGGCGCCATAGCTGAAATGGCCGTGCCATCGGTTGAGGTTGAGATAGGCGAACAGGAAGACCACGAAGGTCGCCGCAAGCGCCACCTCCGTTCCCGCCCGCCACATCTGCTCATTGCCGGGGGAGATCTCGATGACCTTGTTGAGGAAGCCGAAATCGACGCAGATATAGGCAAGCACCGCCCAGGCAAGGGCTGCGGTCGCCGGGAACATCGAGGTCCCCTTGACCACGAAGAGGATGGTCAGGAACAGCGCCAAAAGGCCTGCGATGCCGATGACAATGCCGCGGAACAGTGTGTAGGAGTTGACCGAGTCCTTATAGGCTTCCGGCTCCCACAGATAGACCTGCGGCAGCTTGGGCGAGGCGAGTTCGGCGATGAAGGTGATCACCGTTCCCGGGTTCAGCGTCACCCGGAACACGTCGGCGTCAGGGCTGGTCTGGCGGTCGAGCGCGAAGCCCTCGCTGGGCGTGATCGCGGCAATGCGGGTGGCGCCGAGATCGGGCCAGAAGATGCCGGAATTGACCAGCCGGAAATGCGGCGCGACGATCAGCCTGTCGAGCTGCTGGTCGGTGGTGTTGGCGAGCGCGAACACCGCCCAGTCGCCGGTCGAGCGCGCGTCATTGGCTTCGACCTCGATACGCCGCACGATGCCGTCCGGCCCGGGCGCGGTCGACACCTGGAAGTTTTCGCCCTGGTTGCGGTAGATCTCGAAGGCGCGTGACAGATCGAGCGCGACATCGTCGCGGGCAATCTTGATCGGTTCGACGGCAAAGGCCGACGAAGCCGCGCACAGCGTCAGCATTGCCGCGAGGACAAAGGCGAACAGCGGCCCGTTTCGCAGGAAATTCGTCAAAATCAGTCCTTCGTTCCTGCGGCCGGCGGATCGTCCGCGATCCGGGCGTAGAGGTAGTGGTCCTGCCAGATGCCGTTGATCCTCAGATAGGATCTTAACAGTCCTTCGCGCCGGAATCCGGCTTTTTCAAGCACACGGATCGACCTGATATTGTCGGGAATACAGGCCGCCTCGATCCGGTGCAACCTCAGCGTATCGAAGGCGAAGCGGGCCACGACCTTGACCGCGTCGGTCATCAGGCCGCGGCCGCCGAAGCGCTCGCCGATCCAGTAGCCGACATGGCCGCTTTGCGAGACGCCATGGCGTATGTTGCCGAGCGTGATGCCGCCGGCCAGCTTGCCGCTCGATTTCTCGAAGATGAAGAAGGCGATCGCCGTTCCCTGCGCATAGTCTTCGCGGTAGCGGCTGATGCGCAGGCGCCATGCCGCGCGGTCGAGTTCATCGGGAGTCCAGCGCGGCTCCCACGGTTCCAGGAAGGCGCGGCTTTCGCCACGCAATATCGACCATTCCCGGAAGTCATTGGTGAATGGCACACGCAACGTGACGAGGTTGCCCTTCAGCGCCGGCAGGTCACGGCGAAAGAAAGGGAGCGCGAACACGACGCTTGGGGGACTTAGACGGCGAGCCTGCGGGCCGTGGTCTGCGTGCCCGGAAGCGAATCGAGGATCGCCTCATATGGTGCCAGCGTACCCACGGGCCCGACAGCGGTAAGCGTCGGCTTGGTCGAGAACATCCGCGACGACAGGTCGGTCAGCCGCTCCACCGTCAGCGCCGACAGGCGCTCCATCAATTCCTCCTTGGCGATGGGCCTGCCGAACAAAAGCAGTTGCCTTGCAATCTGCGAGGCGCGGCTGGCCGGGCTTTCGGCGGACATGATCAGCCCGGCGCGGTACTGGGCGCGCGCGCGGTCAAGTTCTTCCTGCAGGATGTTCTCGCCGGCCTTTTGCAATTCGTCGATGATGACAGGCACCAGTTCGGCGATGTCGCTCTGCCCGGTCGCGGCATGGACGCCGAAGATGCCGGTGTCGGAAAAGCCCCAATGGAACGCATAGACCGAGTAACACAGGCCGCGCTTCTCGCGGACTTCCTGGAACAGGCGCGATGACATGCCGCCGCCAAGGATCATCGACAGCACCTGCGAGGCGTAGAAGTCGCGCACATGGTAGGCGCGGCCTTCGAAGCCAAGCACGATCTGCGCGTCCATCAGGTCGCGGTCCTCGCGGAAATCGCCGCCGACATATTGCGCATATTGCGGGATGGTGCTGTCGGCCTTGCTGCGGAAGCCGCCAAGCTGCTTCTCGACCTCGCGCACGAAATTGTCGTGCTTGATGTCGCCGGCAGCGACGATCACCATCCGCTCGGCGCCATATTGGCGTTCGATGAAATCGTGCAATTGCTTCGAGGTGAAGGATTTGACGGTTTCCGGCGTGCCCAGGATCGAGCGGCCGATGGTCTGGTGGCGAAAGGCCGTCTCGGTGAAACGGTCGAAGACGATGTCGTCTGGCGTGTCGTGCGCGGCGCCGATCTCCTGCAGGATCACATGCTGCTCGCGCTCGAGTTCCTGCGGGTCGAATTCGGACTCCTGCAGGATGTCGGCGAGAATATCCACTGCCAGCGGTACGTCATCGCTGAGCACCCTGGCATAGTAGGAGGTGGTCTCGACGCTGGTGGCCGCGTTGATCTCGCCGCCGACATCCTCGATTTCCGAGGCGATTTCGAAGGCACTCCGCCGCTTCGTACCCTTGAACGCCATGTGCTCGAGCAGATGGGCCATGCCATGCTCTTCGTCACGTTCATTGCGGGCGCCGGACTTGACCCAGGCCCCCAAGGCAACCGATTCGATACTTGGAAGGGTTTCGGTGGCGACTGTCAGGCCGTTCGACAGACGGCTTACCTCAACACCCATATGGCTCGTACTCCCTAACGCGCCGCCCGCGCGCGGCGGCCGACGTAATCTTCCACCATTTTCAGGTCGGATGGAAGTACCGTGTATTTTTCCTCAAATGTCATCAATCCCCCTAGCCATGCGGGCAGGGCCGGCGAGACCCCGCTGGCGGCCTCGACGGCGGCCGGGAACTTTGCCGGATGGGCGGTGCCCAGCACCACCATCGGCACCGCGCCTGCCGCCTTGCCCGCCGCGACATGCATAGCTGCCGCCGTGTGCGGATCGAGCAGGTAGTTGCTGGCCGCGAGCGTCGAGCGGATGGTGGCGGCGACCTCGTCCATGGTGGCACGGCCGGCGTCGAATTCGGACCGCATCCCATTGATCTCGCGGGATTCTATGGTGAAGGCGCCGGACTGCTTCAGGCCGTCCATGTAGCGTCGCACGGTCGCTGCGTCGCGGTTCGAGGCCTCGAACAGAAGGCGTTCGAAATTCGATGATACCTGGATATCCATCGACGGCGAGGTGGTCGCAAAGACGCCCTTGGTGCGGTATTCGCCGGTCGCGAAGGTGCGGGCCAATATGTCGTTGTCGTTGGTGGCGATGACCAGCCGTTCGATCGGCAGGCCCATCTTCTTGGCGGCGTAGCCGGCGAAGATATCGCCGAAATTGCCGGTCGGCACGGTGAACGACACCGCCCGGTCAGGCGCGCCGAGCGACAGCGCCGAGGAGAAATAGTAGACGATCTGGGCCATGATGCGCGCCCAGTTGATCGAATTGACCCCCGACAGCGCCACCCGGTCGCGGAAGGCGTGGTCGTTGAACATGTCCTTGAGCAGGCCCTGGCAGTCGTCGAAATTGCCCTCGATCGCCAGCGCATGGACGTTCTCGGCCTTCGACGTCGTCATCTGCCGCTGCTGCACCGGCGAAACGCGGCCATGCGGGAACAGGATGAAGATGTCGGTGCGGCTGCGTCCGGCAAAGGCGTCGATGGCCGCGCCACCAGTGTCGCCTGACGTGGCGCCGACGATGGTGGCGTGCTGATCGCGTTCGGCAAGCACATGGTCCATCAGCCGGGCGAGCAACTGCATCGCCACATCCTTGAACGCCAGCGTCGGCCCGTGGAAGAGTTCGAGGACGAAAGTGTTGGGGCCGGTCTGGACCAGCGGGCAGACGGCTTCGTGGCGGAAGGTGGCATAGGCTTCGCGCACCAGGCGTTCGAAGACCGGCGCCGCGATTTCACCGCCAAGGAACGGCGTCAGCACGCGGATCGCGAGATCGGGATAGGCAAGGCCACGCATGGCGCGGATCTCGGATGGCGAAAACTGCGGCCACTCGCGCGGCACGTAAAGCCCGCCATCGCGCGCCAGCCCCGCCAGCACGGCGTCGGAAAATCCAAGCGCGGGTGCTTCCCCGCGCGTACTCACATATTGCATGTCTCAGTCCCGTTGCCGCTTGGCTTTTCCGTTCACCACAAGGTGGTTAATTTCTGTGCCGGCTCCAGTCGCATTTTTGCCGCGCCGTTGATATACGTCACCAGCTTTACGAGAGGGAAGTGGGAGTTTCATGGCGTTTCGTACATCAAGTGGTCGCTTTTTGGCGGGTCTTGCGCTCACCGGCTTTATGCTCGCCGCCGCCGGCTGCCAATCGGGCGACAATGGCATCCTTAACCTCGGTTTCGGCAAGAAAGACCCAACGGCGCCACCGCCGCCGCAGGATCCCAAGATTCTGGCCAGCCAGCTGAACGCCTATTGCCCGAGGGTGACGGTGCGCGACGGTACGGCCTTCTTCAATACCTATGTCAACGAGGTCAAGAAGCCCAAGCCGAAGCTCAAGAAGACCGGCGACGCCGAGGCGGATGCGGCTGCCCAGGCCGCGGCTGACGCCGCCGCTGCCACTCCGCCCGACGATTCGGCGAGGATCATTTACCAGGCCTCGATTGCCGACGTGACCCGCGATTGCAGCCGCGCCGACGGCCAGCTGACGATGAAGATCGCGGTCGCCGGCAAGATCGTTCCAGGACCGAAGTTCACACCCGGCACCATCACCATGCCGATCCGCACGGCGGTGATGCACGGCACCGATGTGCTGTATTCGCAGATTCACCAGTATCAGGTTCAGGTCACCGATCCCTCGGTCGCCACCCAGTTCGTCTTCACCGATTCCAATGTCGTCGTGCCGGCACCGACGGCGCAGGACTATCAGGCCTATGCCGGCTATGACGAAACGGCGCCGAAGGCGACGACCGACAAGCCGAAGAAGACCCATAGAAAAAGGGCCGCCGCGACAAACTGAGCGGTCATCGAAAGAGCGTGCGTCCGGCCGGGCGCGCGCGTCTCAGGCGTCGGCCGACCATTCCGACAGCGCCGCGATCACGCTTTTCAGCTCGGCCCAGCGGCGGATCACCGTCTCGGCACCGGCTTCGGTCAGCGCGTCGGCATGGCCGGGATAGCTGTGGCTGGCGCCGGTGAAGCCGATCACACGCATGCCGGCTGCCCTGGCGCCGGTGACGCCGTGCACGGAATCCTCGATGACGAAGGTGTTGGCCGGGTTCGCGCCGAGTTTTTCCGCCGCGAGCAGGAAGACGTCGGGGGCAGGCTTGGTCTTTTTGCTTGGTATTTCCAGCGCCGAGAAGATGCGGCCGGCGAAAAACGGCAGCAGATGCACTTTCTCCAGCATGAATTCTATCCGCTCCGAGCGTGAGTTGGAGCAGACGCAGCGTTGCGCCGTGACCGAGGCGACCGCTTCGCGCACACCCTCTATGGCACGCACATCGCTGCGCAGTTTCCGGTCGACGAGCTCTTCGGCGCGGTCGATCAGCGACGCCTGGAACGGAATTTTGGACTTCTCCTCGATCCGCAGCAGGATGTCCTTGAACGTCAGGCCCGCATAGGTCTCGGCGACCTCCTCGGCGGAGATTTCATATCCGGCCAGCGTTATCAGCTCAGCCTCGACCCGCGCGGCGATGATTTCGGAATCGACGAGCACGCCGTCGCAATCGAAGATGACAAGGTCTGGCTGGGGCATGGGGATCCGGGACAAGGAGGATGGGGGCTGACCTCTATGGGATCAGGCGGGGGCGGCATACACCAACGGTCCCGCCTTCGCAAACGGAGCGAGCGATTCCTTCGACCTTCACCGAATATTTACGCTGATCGGTAACCATAACGGGGAGTAAACAGTAACGCGTGCCCTGGGTGTAAAAATGTCTGCCGTGCGTCTTCTCGACGACCTTTCCCATGCTCCCCAGCAATCCGAATGGCTGGACACGATCCTCAAGGGCGACTGCGTCGCGGCGCTCGACCGCCTGCCGGAAAAATCGGTCGACGTCATCTTCGCCGATCCGCCCTACAATCTGCAGCTCGACGGCGATCTGCACCGCCCCGACCAGTCCAAGGTCGACGCGGTCGACGATCACTGGGACCAGTTCGAAAATTTTGAGGCATACGACGCCTTCACCCGCGCCTGGCTTTTGGCGGCGCGGCGTGTGCTGAAGCCCAACGGCACCATCTGGGTCATCGGCTCCTATCACAACATCTTCCGCGTCGGCGCCAAGATGCAGGACCTGGGCTTCTGGATCCTCAACGACGTGGTCTGGCGCAAGACCAATCCGATGCCGAATTTTCGCGGCCGCCGCTTCCAGAACGCGCATGAGACGATGATCTGGGCTTCCCGAGACCAGAAGGGCAAGGGCTACACCTTCAATTATGAAGCGCTGAAGGCGTCGAACGATGACATCCAGATGCGCTCCGACTGGCTGTTCCCGATCTGCACCGGTGGCGAGCGGCTGAAGAACGACAATGGCGACAAGCTGCACCCGACACAGAAGCCGGAAGCGCTGCTCGCCCGCATCATGATGGCATCGACCAAGCCCGGTGACATCGTGCTCGATCCCTTCTTCGGCTCCGGCACGACAGGTGCGGTCGCCAAACGCCTCGGCCGCCATTTCGTCGGCATTGAGCGTGAGCAGGCCTATATCGACGCCGCCAACGAGCGCATCGATGCGGTGCGGCCGCTGGAAGATGCCGATTTGACGGTATTGACCGGCAAGCGCGCCGAGCCGCGCGTCGCCTTCGTCAGCCTGATCGACACCGGGCTGGTGACGCCGGGCGCCACGCTTTACGACGCCAAGAAGCGCTGGGCCGCCAAGGTGCGCGCCGACGGCACTGTGGCGATCGGCGAAAGCGCCGGTTCGATCCACAAGATCGGCGCCGAAGTGCAGGGACTGGACGCCTGCAACGGCTGGACCTTCTGGCACTATGAGCGCAGCGGCGGGCTGACCCCAATCGACGAACTGCGCCGCATTGCCCGGCTTGGCATGGAGCGGGCAGGGGGCTGACCCCCTGCCGGATTATCGCGTATCACGTTAAATCGAAATCTCAGGGGATCGCCGCAAGCGATTCGGATCGCGCCTTAATTCCAAAGCGCTCAAGATCTGCTTGAAGCGTCTTGGCATCGGTGAACAACACGGCTTGCCAGCCGGCCACCTTAGCGCCGTCGACATTCTTCTGGCTGTCGTCGATGAACAGCGTCGCCGATGGTTCGAGCCCGAACGCAGCCACGTGATGATCGTAAATGTCACGGTCCGGCTTGATCTTGCCGATCTCGCCGGAGATGGTCACGCCGCGTGGACGATTGAGGAAATCGAAGCGTTTGCGGGCTTCCGCCAAAGTGTCGGCGGCGAAGTTGGTCAGCATGGTCACATCATGGCCGCTCTCGATCAGGCCGAGCATGATAGCGACGCTGTCATCATAGGCGTGCGGTACCATTTCGTGCCAGTGGCGGCGGAAATTGCGGATGTTTTCCGCGTGATCGGGATGGGCGGCGATCAGCAGTGCCTCGGCCTCTTCCCATGTCCGGCCGCGGTCCTGCTCGATATTCCAGTCATGCGTACAGACATTGTCGAAAAACCACTTTCTCTCTTCGGCATCCGGAATGAGGCGGCTGAATGGGATGTTGGGATCGTAATGGATCAGCACCTTGCCGATGTCGAAAACGATGTGGCGGATCTCGGTCATGAAGCCTCTTCAATGCGGGCGTTGCTTTTTCGTCGCGCCGGGTATCGCAGCCTCGATTGCCTTTTTCATGACAGTCGGCAGGGCCTCCCCGGAAATCTCCCGGGC contains these protein-coding regions:
- a CDS encoding processing protease, which encodes MGVEVSRLSNGLTVATETLPSIESVALGAWVKSGARNERDEEHGMAHLLEHMAFKGTKRRSAFEIASEIEDVGGEINAATSVETTSYYARVLSDDVPLAVDILADILQESEFDPQELEREQHVILQEIGAAHDTPDDIVFDRFTETAFRHQTIGRSILGTPETVKSFTSKQLHDFIERQYGAERMVIVAAGDIKHDNFVREVEKQLGGFRSKADSTIPQYAQYVGGDFREDRDLMDAQIVLGFEGRAYHVRDFYASQVLSMILGGGMSSRLFQEVREKRGLCYSVYAFHWGFSDTGIFGVHAATGQSDIAELVPVIIDELQKAGENILQEELDRARAQYRAGLIMSAESPASRASQIARQLLLFGRPIAKEELMERLSALTVERLTDLSSRMFSTKPTLTAVGPVGTLAPYEAILDSLPGTQTTARRLAV
- a CDS encoding modification methylase BabI, coding for MSAVRLLDDLSHAPQQSEWLDTILKGDCVAALDRLPEKSVDVIFADPPYNLQLDGDLHRPDQSKVDAVDDHWDQFENFEAYDAFTRAWLLAARRVLKPNGTIWVIGSYHNIFRVGAKMQDLGFWILNDVVWRKTNPMPNFRGRRFQNAHETMIWASRDQKGKGYTFNYEALKASNDDIQMRSDWLFPICTGGERLKNDNGDKLHPTQKPEALLARIMMASTKPGDIVLDPFFGSGTTGAVAKRLGRHFVGIEREQAYIDAANERIDAVRPLEDADLTVLTGKRAEPRVAFVSLIDTGLVTPGATLYDAKKRWAAKVRADGTVAIGESAGSIHKIGAEVQGLDACNGWTFWHYERSGGLTPIDELRRIARLGMERAGG
- a CDS encoding HAD superfamily hydrolase; its protein translation is MTEIRHIVFDIGKVLIHYDPNIPFSRLIPDAEERKWFFDNVCTHDWNIEQDRGRTWEEAEALLIAAHPDHAENIRNFRRHWHEMVPHAYDDSVAIMLGLIESGHDVTMLTNFAADTLAEARKRFDFLNRPRGVTISGEIGKIKPDRDIYDHHVAAFGLEPSATLFIDDSQKNVDGAKVAGWQAVLFTDAKTLQADLERFGIKARSESLAAIP
- a CDS encoding HAD superfamily hydrolase, which codes for MPQPDLVIFDCDGVLVDSEIIAARVEAELITLAGYEISAEEVAETYAGLTFKDILLRIEEKSKIPFQASLIDRAEELVDRKLRSDVRAIEGVREAVASVTAQRCVCSNSRSERIEFMLEKVHLLPFFAGRIFSALEIPSKKTKPAPDVFLLAAEKLGANPANTFVIEDSVHGVTGARAAGMRVIGFTGASHSYPGHADALTEAGAETVIRRWAELKSVIAALSEWSADA
- a CDS encoding ribosomal-protein-alanine N-acetyltransferase, translating into MFALPFFRRDLPALKGNLVTLRVPFTNDFREWSILRGESRAFLEPWEPRWTPDELDRAAWRLRISRYREDYAQGTAIAFFIFEKSSGKLAGGITLGNIRHGVSQSGHVGYWIGERFGGRGLMTDAVKVVARFAFDTLRLHRIEAACIPDNIRSIRVLEKAGFRREGLLRSYLRINGIWQDHYLYARIADDPPAAGTKD
- a CDS encoding threonine synthase, giving the protein MQYVSTRGEAPALGFSDAVLAGLARDGGLYVPREWPQFSPSEIRAMRGLAYPDLAIRVLTPFLGGEIAAPVFERLVREAYATFRHEAVCPLVQTGPNTFVLELFHGPTLAFKDVAMQLLARLMDHVLAERDQHATIVGATSGDTGGAAIDAFAGRSRTDIFILFPHGRVSPVQQRQMTTSKAENVHALAIEGNFDDCQGLLKDMFNDHAFRDRVALSGVNSINWARIMAQIVYYFSSALSLGAPDRAVSFTVPTGNFGDIFAGYAAKKMGLPIERLVIATNDNDILARTFATGEYRTKGVFATTSPSMDIQVSSNFERLLFEASNRDAATVRRYMDGLKQSGAFTIESREINGMRSEFDAGRATMDEVAATIRSTLAASNYLLDPHTAAAMHVAAGKAAGAVPMVVLGTAHPAKFPAAVEAASGVSPALPAWLGGLMTFEEKYTVLPSDLKMVEDYVGRRARAAR